The sequence GACCTGGTCGAAAAGATCCGGATCGGAGAAACGGGGTTCGCCTTCATCCTGAACCGGCTGGGGGCTTTCCAGACCAAGCCCTTTCTGGACGTGAGCCTGGAGACCGGTCCCTATCTCAAACTGCTTGCACAGCAGCAGTCCAACGGCCGGGAGGTCCAGATCGTCAAGACCCGGGACGAGGCCGGAGAGCAGGCGATCTACGTCTCCGTTTTTCTCAAGAACGGCGACTGGTGGCTCGTCTACCGTCAAAAGGCCGCCGACGCCTTCGCTGATTTCAACAACGCCCTCAAGGTCAGTCTGGTTTTCATCCTTCTCAGCGTGCTCCTGATCGTCACCACCGGCGTCATGGTCTCGCGGCGGATGGTCAACAGGATCTACCGTTCCGACCAGGAAAAGCGGATGATGAACGAACAGGTGGTCGAAACGGGCAAACTGGCTTCTGTCGGCGAACTTGCAGCAGGGATCGCCCACGAAATCAATAATCCCGTGGCGATCATGGTCGAGGAAGCGGGCTGGATCGGGGATCTGCTCGCTGAAGAGGAATTCAAGGACAGTGAAAACCTTCAGGAGTTCAAACGGGCTTTGGAGCAGATCCGCACGCAGGGAAGACGATGTAAGGAGATCACCCACAAACTCCTGAGTTTCGCCCGCAAGACCGACCCGAGGATCCAGGAGGTGCAGATCAACGAACTGATGGAAGAACTGGTCGCCCTCTCGAAGCAGCGCGCCAAATTCAGCAACATCGAGATACTGACGGCTTTTCAGGAAGATCTCCCGCTCCTGAGGGTGTCCCAGTCGGAGCTGCAGCAGGTGTTTCTGAATCTGATCAACAACGCGATCGATGCCATGGAAAAGCGCGGAGGATCGCTCGAGATCGGCACCAAGCAGTCTGACCACACCATTGTCGTGGAGATCTCGGACACCGGCCCCGGCATCCCTCAGGCCAACCTGGGCCGGATCTTCAATCCCTTTTTCACCACCAAACCCGTCGGGAAGGGAACCGGACTCGGACTCGCCATCTGCTACGGGATCGTCAAGAAGCTTGGGGGAGAAATCGAGGTGCGCAGCGAGCTGGACGTCGGCACAACCTTCAAGGTCATCCTGCCCTTCGCACCCGTCAAGACCGCTGAAACGGATACCGCGCCGGGCGAAAAACCAACCGGCAATGCACCGCTTGGACCCTCGGACTGAACCAGAAAGGAGAACACCATGAGTTTGGCCCATATCATGCTCGTCGATGACGAGGTACCCTTCGTGGAAACCATGACGAAGAGGCTCACGAAGCGCGAACTGGAGGTCGACTCGGCCTTCAGCGGCGATGAGGCGCTGAAGCTTCTCGAAAACAAGCCGCAGACGGAGGTCATCATCCTGGACGTCAAGATGCCGGGAATGGACGGCATCGACACCCTGCGCGAGATCAAACGGCAGTACCCCCTGGTCGAAGTGATCATGTTGACCGGCCACGCTACGGTTGAAACGGCCATCGAGGGCATGAAGCTCGGTGCCTACGACTACCTGATGAAACCCTGCGACATGGATCTGCTGCTCAAAAAGGTCCAGGAGGCCGCAGCCAAGAAACGCGAACACGAAGAGAAGATTGTCGAAGCCAGGATGAAGGAGATTACGACCCGGCGGATTTAGGGGGCTTGACCGAGCCCGGTTCCGCCAACCTCGACGCCCCTCCCGCCCTCGTGGAAACGGGCCTCCGAGACCTGCCTCGGGAAATCCAGGTAACGGCCCGAGACCGGCAAAGGGCCGCCCCTTCGGCCTCGGGAACGCCCGCCCGCGAGGCCCGCCTCCAGTGCGGCGCCTTCGGGTCCTGATCCAAGGATTTCGTCGAGGAAGACGGGAAAGGAATCCCCGCTCCGCTGCGCGGCCTCCGGAAACGCTCCGGCTCAGGATCGGGCATCCTGGCGTCACCTTGATCATTCATCCGTTTTCGGTCGTCGCCCCGAAACGGTCTTTTCCAGGAGAGATTCATGCCGACGAACAAACACGCGGGGGAAGATCGGATCCGTCTTTTGCTCATCGACGACGAGGTGGGCTATGTGAACGTGCTTGCCAATCGCCTCGGCAAGCGCAAGATCGCGGTCACCAAGGCCTTGAGCGGTTCGGAGGCCATCCAGGCCCTGCGCGGCCAGGATTTCGACGTCGCCGTGCTGGATCTGAAGATGGAAGACATGGACGGACTCGAGGTCCTGAAGATCTTCAAGAAGATGGACCCGGATCTCGCTGTCATCATGCTGACGGGTCACGGTTCGGCGGAGGCCGCCAGGGAGGGGATCGACCTGGGGGCCTTCGACTACCTCACCAAACCCTGCGAACTGGACGAACTTCTCGAAAAGATCAGAGAGGCCTACTCCGCCCGGATGAATCCACGCCGCACCAACCCCGCCGAACAAGGTTGAAAACCCGCCTCGGCCGCCCGGCCCTCAGCTTCGGCCATCCGCAGGCCGTTTTCGTCGTTTGGCCGGGCCCCTTTCTCTTTTACACCTTGTAAAAAATGCCGACAAAGACCCGGCCTACCGCCTGGTTCAGCCTTTCGCCGCGTGACTTCACCTTCCAATCCTTTCAGCCCTTTGGGCCCTCAGCGACGTCCGCCCGCTTTTGGCACAAAGCTTGATAGACCCCAAATGGGTGCCAACCACCGAACCATTCACGTGTCGCTGCAGGCACCAGGGCCGGCAGGCCTGCCGGGGACTCGTCGCACCCGCGTCAGACCGGCCGGTTGTGCGGGCTTCTTGAATGGGGCCAGGCGCAGTGAAGAGAAGTCCGGGGAAGGCTGCCTGCCACCGGCAAGGCCTCGGAGGCTTCCGATCAGGAAGGTGATCGGCCCCGGGAAACGCCGCTGAAGGGGAGTGAGTGCTTTCGGAGCCCGGGATTCGGCCCGGATCGAAGACGCCGTCTGAATGAACCTGAAAGAGAGATACCGCTGTCACACCAAAGGAGGATCCTATGTCACATGTCAAAGCGAGTGCGGACTCAAACCCCGATCAGAGCTTGTGGGCCAGCCGCCCGGGATACAAACCGATCCTGCTTCTGGCTGCGCTGATCGTTTTCGTCGGTTTGTACATCCTGCCCCCGCCTCAAAGCATGGTCAAGCTCGTGGGAACTGAGAATCCTGCGGGGTACAAACTGCCGGCCGACTGCCAGAGCATCACGGATGCCGTCAACAAGAAGCTCAGCCCGGAGGCCTTCAAAGAAGCCAAGCGGGCGGCCGATGCCGCCCATGACGGTGCTGAGGCTCAGAAATCCGGCGAAGAAGGGGCCCACAAGGAAAAGGGCCTCATGACGCCGGAGCAGACCGCTCAGATGTTGAAGATCATGCTGCTGATCTTTTTCGTCTGCGTCTTTCTCTGGGCGACGGAGGCTTTGTCGCTCGGCGCCACGGATCTCCTCGTAGCCGTCCTGCTCTATCTCTTCGCCATCCTCCCCATCAATGACATCTCGAAGGCCTACATGTCCGACGCGGTCTTCTTCATCTTCGGCATTCTCGTCGTCGCGGTCGGCGTCGCCAAGACCGGTCTCGACAAGCGCATCGGGCTGATCATCCTGAGCCGCATCAAGAGCGCCAAGGCGTTCGCCTTCATCTTTATGCCCACGATCGCCGTCTGCGCCAGTTTCCTGTCGGAGCACGCCCTGGTCGCCCTGCTGATCCCCGTCCTGATGGGCGTTTACAAGGTCACCTGCAGGATGTACGGCGTGGAAAAGGATCGGGCCCTGGCCGTCTTCCTGCTGCTCGGGATCTGCTTCGCCGCGAACCACGGAGGGCCGGGCTCCCCCGCGGCAGGCGGCCGAAACGCCATCATGGCCGGGTATCTGATGGACTTCGGAACGGGCATCAGCTTCCTCGAGTGGATGAAATACGGCATGCCCTTCGTACCCGTCTGCGGTGTGCTGATCGGCGCGTACATGTACATCGTCTGCAAGGCGCGCTTCAAGGTGAAGGACATCAACCCGGCCGAGGTCGTCAAGGCCGAGGCGGCCCGCATGCCCAAGTTCGGCGGCAAAGAGGCCATCATGGCGGTGATCCTCGTCTGTCTGGTCGCCGCGTGGATCATCCTGGGAGAACACGCCGGACTCGGCGGCCCCACGATGTACGCCGTCATCGCCCTCTTCCTTGCACGCATCATCACCTGGGACGACATCCAGGAGGGCGTCGCGCTCGACGTGGTGGGTCTGTACGCGGCCGCCACCGCCATGGGGGCCGGCCTCAAGTTCACCGGCGCCGGCCTCTGGCTGGCCAACACCTTCGTGGACGCCCTGCCGAAGGTCCTGGCCCAGGGCGACATGCTCGCCATCGGGGTCAGCGTCCTGACCGGCACGATGACGAACTTCATGTCGGACGGCGCGACGGTGGCCGCCCTCGGCCCGATCGTGCTGCCCATGAGCGCCCTGGCGGACGTCCATGTCTGGAAGATCGGGCTCGCCTGCGCCTTCTCGTCCTCCTTCGCCAACTTCCTCGTGGTGGGCACCCCGAACAACGCCATCGCCTTCGGCATGGGCAAAGACCCGGAGACCGGGGAGCGCCTCCTGAGCGTTCTGGACTTCGTCAAATACGGGCTGCCGGTAACGATCATCGCCTGGCTCGTGCTCTGGTTCTGGTCCATCCTGGGATACTGGAGGTTTCTCGACTGGC is a genomic window of Desulfatiglans anilini DSM 4660 containing:
- a CDS encoding sensor histidine kinase, producing the protein MERKNEGRSGYYRSLSRNMLLAVLIVSLTPMFLVSGFILYHFHQSYEEKVNAHLTTLVRKHKQNIDAFLTEKLGEIRFLAQNFTLEEFEDQSFLENQLAVLQGTFGPMFVDLGVIDAEGVQRAYAGPFRLTKALYSTADWFERVMREEFYVSDVFLGLRLLPHFIIAVKENSNARPWILRATIDFVAFNDLVEKIRIGETGFAFILNRLGAFQTKPFLDVSLETGPYLKLLAQQQSNGREVQIVKTRDEAGEQAIYVSVFLKNGDWWLVYRQKAADAFADFNNALKVSLVFILLSVLLIVTTGVMVSRRMVNRIYRSDQEKRMMNEQVVETGKLASVGELAAGIAHEINNPVAIMVEEAGWIGDLLAEEEFKDSENLQEFKRALEQIRTQGRRCKEITHKLLSFARKTDPRIQEVQINELMEELVALSKQRAKFSNIEILTAFQEDLPLLRVSQSELQQVFLNLINNAIDAMEKRGGSLEIGTKQSDHTIVVEISDTGPGIPQANLGRIFNPFFTTKPVGKGTGLGLAICYGIVKKLGGEIEVRSELDVGTTFKVILPFAPVKTAETDTAPGEKPTGNAPLGPSD
- a CDS encoding response regulator, whose product is MSLAHIMLVDDEVPFVETMTKRLTKRELEVDSAFSGDEALKLLENKPQTEVIILDVKMPGMDGIDTLREIKRQYPLVEVIMLTGHATVETAIEGMKLGAYDYLMKPCDMDLLLKKVQEAAAKKREHEEKIVEARMKEITTRRI
- a CDS encoding response regulator, which codes for MPTNKHAGEDRIRLLLIDDEVGYVNVLANRLGKRKIAVTKALSGSEAIQALRGQDFDVAVLDLKMEDMDGLEVLKIFKKMDPDLAVIMLTGHGSAEAAREGIDLGAFDYLTKPCELDELLEKIREAYSARMNPRRTNPAEQG
- a CDS encoding SLC13 family permease; translated protein: MSHVKASADSNPDQSLWASRPGYKPILLLAALIVFVGLYILPPPQSMVKLVGTENPAGYKLPADCQSITDAVNKKLSPEAFKEAKRAADAAHDGAEAQKSGEEGAHKEKGLMTPEQTAQMLKIMLLIFFVCVFLWATEALSLGATDLLVAVLLYLFAILPINDISKAYMSDAVFFIFGILVVAVGVAKTGLDKRIGLIILSRIKSAKAFAFIFMPTIAVCASFLSEHALVALLIPVLMGVYKVTCRMYGVEKDRALAVFLLLGICFAANHGGPGSPAAGGRNAIMAGYLMDFGTGISFLEWMKYGMPFVPVCGVLIGAYMYIVCKARFKVKDINPAEVVKAEAARMPKFGGKEAIMAVILVCLVAAWIILGEHAGLGGPTMYAVIALFLARIITWDDIQEGVALDVVGLYAAATAMGAGLKFTGAGLWLANTFVDALPKVLAQGDMLAIGVSVLTGTMTNFMSDGATVAALGPIVLPMSALADVHVWKIGLACAFSSSFANFLVVGTPNNAIAFGMGKDPETGERLLSVLDFVKYGLPVTIIAWLVLWFWSILGYWRFLDWPVLS